TGACACTGCGACTACCGCGACATTGCGCTTCGCTTCGGCGATGTCTGAACTTCCTGACACCGCGGCCGCGGTCGAGGAAGTCTGCCAACAGGTGCGCGAGGGCCTGGGCCGCGGCGCCGACTTGGCGGTTTGCTTTGTCCCGCCCCACCACGGCCCGGACTTCGCGCCGATGTTGGAGCAAGTGCGCGAGGCGCTCGGCGCGCGGACCTTGATCGGCTGCACTGGCGAAGCGATCGTCGGTCGCGGGCGTGAAGTGGAAGGCACCCCTGCCCTGTCGGTTTGGGGCGCATGCCTGCCCGGCGCGACGATCCAGCCGATGCGACTCGAATTCGAGCGGACGCCCGAAGGGGGCGTCTTTACCGGCTGGCCAAGCGACTTGCCCGCCGCCTGGCCAACGGGCTCGGCGCTGATCGCGTTGGGCGAGCCGTTCACGTTTCCGGCCGATGCATTGCTGAAGCGATTGAACGAAGACCAGCCGGGCATTCCAGTCCTGGGTGGCATGGCCAGCGGGGCGCAGCGCCCCGGGCAGAATCAGGTCTTCTTGAATGGCACGGCGTACGACAGCGGCGCGGTCGCGGTTCTGCTGCATGGCGACTTCGCGATCCGGTCGGTGGTGTCGCAAGGTTGCCGGCCGATCGGCCGGCCGCTGGTGATTACCAAGTCGGAGCGCGAAGTCATCTTTGAACTCAGCGGCCGGCCGGCGCTGGCCGTGTTCCA
The DNA window shown above is from Planctomycetota bacterium and carries:
- a CDS encoding FIST C-terminal domain-containing protein — encoded protein: MRFASAMSELPDTAAAVEEVCQQVREGLGRGADLAVCFVPPHHGPDFAPMLEQVREALGARTLIGCTGEAIVGRGREVEGTPALSVWGACLPGATIQPMRLEFERTPEGGVFTGWPSDLPAAWPTGSALIALGEPFTFPADALLKRLNEDQPGIPVLGGMASGAQRPGQNQVFLNGTAYDSGAVAVLLHGDFAIRSVVSQGCRPIGRPLVITKSEREVIFELSGRPALAVFQEVFDGLSAAEQELVQNGLHVGRVINEQQAAFTRGDFLVRNCIGADRTSGAIAIGDLVRTGQTVQFHVRDAVSADEDLRELLSAARPAIDAGSAGALLFTCNGRGTRLFPEPNHDAAALRDVLGDIPVAGFFAMGEMGPIGGRNFLHGFTASVALFTPKAPT